One region of Halomicrobium sp. LC1Hm genomic DNA includes:
- a CDS encoding glycosyltransferase yields MARVLIAPADTRLSNLRYGKSYNVLNNMTADDVTIDALVGEEETAVEAQNVTVRELGTQNRLQYYGRSFRTAAREIRAGSVDIYHHMNLSYRWFNPVLLAGIAADTPTVLGPCQTGHAIMAEEFNNMLSQAIGYELPLPVSNAVYYPMNAVRDVTIDPVRMSLFRRTLEAADRITVVHEEAREAYARHVDESKIDVIPLGVDAELFEFTERQDTQTLVAIGRLEQRKGYDVLLDALANVVEAFPNVHLDVFGEGPEEQALREQAASLGVADNVTFHGYVDQSVVRDHLARARAFVHPSRSESFSLVRLEAMAVGCPVVVTDTSGAHEMVRDGKEGFVVPTEAAEPIADALLELLSDFELTRAMGARARERVERKYDWRAIGQQYVDLYRSLL; encoded by the coding sequence ATGGCGCGCGTCCTCATCGCCCCGGCGGACACCCGTCTCTCGAATCTGCGGTACGGCAAGAGCTACAACGTGTTGAACAACATGACCGCAGACGACGTGACGATCGACGCGCTGGTCGGGGAAGAGGAGACGGCGGTCGAAGCCCAGAACGTCACCGTTCGCGAGCTGGGGACGCAAAACAGGCTGCAGTACTACGGCCGGTCGTTCCGGACGGCCGCCCGCGAGATCCGGGCCGGATCGGTCGACATCTACCACCACATGAACCTGAGCTACCGGTGGTTCAACCCCGTGTTGCTCGCCGGGATCGCCGCCGACACGCCGACCGTCCTCGGCCCGTGCCAGACCGGGCACGCGATCATGGCCGAGGAGTTCAACAACATGCTCTCACAGGCGATCGGGTACGAACTCCCACTGCCGGTCAGTAACGCGGTCTACTACCCGATGAACGCCGTCCGCGACGTGACGATCGACCCCGTCCGGATGTCGCTGTTCCGGCGGACGCTCGAAGCCGCCGACCGGATCACCGTCGTCCACGAGGAGGCGCGCGAGGCGTACGCGCGACACGTCGACGAGTCGAAGATCGACGTAATTCCCCTCGGCGTCGACGCGGAGTTGTTCGAGTTCACGGAGCGCCAGGACACGCAGACACTGGTCGCGATCGGACGACTGGAGCAGAGAAAGGGGTACGACGTGCTCCTCGACGCGCTCGCGAACGTCGTCGAAGCCTTCCCGAACGTCCACCTCGACGTGTTCGGCGAGGGACCCGAAGAGCAGGCGCTTCGCGAACAGGCGGCCAGCCTCGGCGTCGCGGACAACGTCACCTTCCACGGATACGTCGACCAGTCGGTGGTTCGGGACCACCTCGCGCGGGCCCGAGCGTTCGTCCACCCGTCGCGTTCCGAGAGCTTCTCGCTGGTCCGACTGGAAGCGATGGCGGTCGGCTGTCCGGTCGTCGTCACCGACACCTCCGGCGCACACGAGATGGTCCGAGACGGTAAAGAGGGGTTCGTCGTCCCGACGGAGGCCGCCGAGCCGATCGCCGACGCGCTGCTGGAACTGCTCTCTGACTTCGAGCTGACGCGGGCGATGGGAGCGCGCGCTCGTGAACGCGTCGAACGAAAGTACGACTGGCGAGCGATCGGACAGCAGTACGTCGACCTGTACAGATCGCTCCTGTAG
- a CDS encoding glycosyltransferase family 4 protein, with protein MNVAITVKEFPPDIIGGTETQTRRMARALAEAGHDVTVYTKAYGRETEVDEPYEIVRVPNCRRSSFLSTLTYLLALTALLVRDRNEIDVLQCMMIYPNGFVGTVVHYLTGVPYFAWIRGGDYYFMKGNPVKRWLIRTVLWDTTVLVQSAAVRADVTAEFDPTDVRVLGNGVDVPAETASGDEIVFVGRLEEQKGVAVLLRALAGTEAASAVTIVGDGSRRSELEALADELGVDATFVGEVAPEAVGEYLERGRLFVLPSVRGEGLPNAVLEAMAAGLPVVATDTGGVADAIVDGETGYVVEPGDEQRLRDRIETIYADEQRAREMGDRAREYVIETYSWDAIVGRLEALYAECTDR; from the coding sequence ATGAACGTCGCAATAACTGTCAAGGAGTTTCCCCCCGACATCATCGGCGGGACCGAGACCCAGACGCGCCGGATGGCCCGCGCGCTCGCCGAGGCCGGACACGACGTGACCGTCTACACGAAGGCCTACGGCCGCGAGACGGAGGTCGACGAGCCCTACGAGATCGTCCGGGTCCCCAACTGTCGGCGGTCGTCGTTTCTGAGTACGCTGACGTACCTGCTCGCGCTGACGGCGTTGCTCGTCCGGGACCGCAACGAGATCGACGTGTTGCAGTGCATGATGATCTACCCCAACGGGTTCGTCGGCACGGTCGTCCACTATCTGACGGGCGTTCCCTACTTCGCGTGGATCCGGGGCGGGGACTACTACTTCATGAAGGGCAATCCGGTCAAGCGGTGGCTGATACGGACCGTGCTGTGGGACACGACCGTCCTGGTCCAGTCGGCGGCTGTGAGAGCGGACGTGACCGCGGAGTTCGATCCGACGGACGTGCGCGTCCTCGGCAACGGCGTCGACGTGCCGGCGGAGACGGCGTCTGGCGACGAGATCGTGTTCGTCGGGCGGCTGGAAGAACAGAAGGGTGTGGCCGTCCTGCTGCGCGCACTGGCCGGGACTGAGGCCGCGTCCGCTGTCACCATCGTCGGGGACGGCTCCCGGCGGTCGGAACTGGAAGCGCTGGCCGACGAGCTGGGCGTCGACGCGACGTTCGTCGGCGAGGTCGCGCCCGAGGCCGTCGGGGAGTATCTGGAGCGTGGCAGGCTCTTCGTGTTGCCGTCGGTCCGCGGCGAAGGGCTCCCAAACGCCGTGCTGGAGGCGATGGCGGCCGGCCTCCCGGTCGTCGCCACCGATACCGGCGGCGTCGCGGACGCGATCGTGGACGGCGAGACGGGCTACGTCGTCGAGCCGGGGGACGAACAACGGCTGCGTGACCGCATCGAGACGATCTACGCCGACGAGCAGCGTGCCCGCGAGATGGGCGATCGGGCCCGCGAGTACGTGATCGAGACCTACTCGTGGGACGCGATCGTCGGACGCCTCGAAGCGCTGTACGCGGAGTGTACCGACCGCTGA
- a CDS encoding metal-dependent hydrolase, translated as MEITWHGHSTFHVTVDNTALLVDPFFDNPKTDLEPGAVDADYVLLTHGHMDHIADVGAFPDATVVGLPEVVGYCADNYDVSDTIGANLGGTVELDDAFVTFHRADHTNGMETTYESTGGGMPAGFVISDTKPTQVSDAESSTFYHAGDTGLMTEMREVIGPYLEPDVAAVPIGDHFTMGPMQAAIAVDWLDVDVALPMHYDTFPPIEVDPEAFRREVTATGSSAEVRILEGDESITVAE; from the coding sequence ATGGAGATCACCTGGCACGGCCACTCGACGTTCCACGTAACGGTCGACAACACAGCACTCCTCGTCGATCCGTTCTTCGACAACCCGAAGACGGACCTGGAGCCCGGAGCGGTCGACGCCGACTACGTCCTGCTGACCCACGGTCACATGGACCACATCGCAGACGTGGGGGCGTTCCCCGACGCGACCGTGGTCGGACTGCCAGAGGTCGTCGGCTACTGTGCGGACAACTACGACGTCTCGGACACGATCGGAGCGAACCTCGGGGGCACCGTCGAACTCGACGACGCGTTCGTCACCTTCCACCGCGCCGACCACACGAACGGCATGGAGACCACCTACGAGTCGACCGGCGGTGGGATGCCGGCCGGCTTCGTCATCTCCGACACGAAGCCGACGCAGGTGTCAGACGCCGAGTCGTCGACGTTCTACCACGCCGGTGACACGGGGCTGATGACCGAGATGCGAGAGGTGATCGGTCCGTACCTCGAACCCGACGTGGCCGCGGTCCCGATCGGCGATCACTTCACGATGGGGCCGATGCAGGCCGCGATCGCCGTCGACTGGCTGGACGTGGACGTGGCGTTGCCGATGCACTACGACACCTTCCCGCCCATCGAAGTCGATCCCGAGGCGTTCCGGCGTGAAGTCACGGCAACCGGGAGCTCCGCAGAAGTGCGGATTCTGGAGGGCGACGAGTCGATCACCGTCGCCGAGTGA
- a CDS encoding NAD(P)-dependent oxidoreductase, which translates to MARSVGFVGLGAMGAPMAWNLDDAGFDLTVYNRTTERERPFAEAGVSVADSPKHLTERVDVVCLIVTDGTAVGEVLEREFGILAGLDETTTVVQMSTIGRDETLAAAEAVREHGGRFLDCPVSGTVGPAREGTLVGLAGGDDDVIDDVEPVLSAMCDPVVRCGGVGQGTSMKLFVNLLLGSAMGAFAEALTFGANQELEIEDMLEVVENGALDSPLFSAKGQQIRTDDYDSRFPVDYQFKDLDLALDAAGDARVPMQLTAAARELFSGARAAGLGERDMAAVVEPLAEQTGVSLASDDRSDD; encoded by the coding sequence ATGGCACGATCTGTCGGTTTCGTCGGCCTCGGTGCGATGGGTGCGCCGATGGCCTGGAACCTCGACGACGCGGGGTTCGATCTCACCGTGTACAACCGGACGACCGAGCGAGAGCGCCCCTTCGCCGAGGCGGGCGTCAGCGTCGCCGACTCGCCGAAACACCTCACCGAACGCGTCGACGTGGTCTGTCTGATCGTCACCGACGGCACCGCCGTCGGCGAGGTCCTCGAACGCGAGTTCGGTATCCTGGCGGGGCTGGACGAGACGACGACGGTCGTCCAGATGAGCACGATCGGTCGCGACGAGACGCTGGCGGCCGCCGAGGCCGTCCGCGAGCACGGCGGCCGCTTTCTCGACTGCCCCGTCTCGGGGACGGTCGGCCCGGCCCGCGAGGGGACGCTCGTCGGGCTCGCCGGTGGCGACGACGACGTGATCGACGACGTCGAACCGGTGCTGTCGGCCATGTGTGACCCCGTCGTCCGGTGTGGCGGGGTCGGACAGGGGACCAGCATGAAACTGTTCGTCAACCTCCTGTTGGGTTCCGCCATGGGCGCGTTCGCCGAGGCGCTGACCTTCGGCGCGAACCAGGAGCTCGAAATCGAGGACATGCTCGAAGTCGTCGAGAACGGCGCGCTCGACTCGCCGCTGTTCTCGGCGAAGGGCCAGCAGATCCGCACGGACGACTACGACTCGCGGTTCCCCGTCGACTACCAGTTCAAGGACCTGGACCTGGCGCTGGACGCGGCGGGCGACGCCCGCGTCCCGATGCAACTCACCGCGGCGGCCCGCGAACTGTTCAGCGGTGCCCGAGCGGCCGGCCTCGGCGAGCGAGACATGGCTGCCGTCGTCGAGCCCCTCGCCGAACAGACCGGCGTCTCGCTCGCGTCGGACGATCGGTCGGACGACTGA
- a CDS encoding HTH domain-containing protein, whose protein sequence is MDQNHDQQLRAELYLRGDTYGTYDAQRDVLERVRELETEDVIDESTVADEWQRIRTLNEDRRDGALATYDEFAAWAQRNDYALEPAFERRARSYVGLSRIDDVVVFPVVSLAIYERDRLQAVFPCSDGDRNYRVQDCLDAFERGDEGWLTQFDTVTVDRTAPRLEPGLDA, encoded by the coding sequence ATGGATCAGAACCACGACCAGCAGCTGCGGGCGGAGCTGTATCTACGGGGGGACACGTACGGGACCTACGACGCCCAGCGAGACGTGTTAGAGCGGGTCCGCGAGCTCGAAACCGAAGACGTGATCGACGAGTCGACAGTCGCCGACGAGTGGCAGCGCATCCGGACCCTGAACGAGGATCGCCGCGACGGCGCACTGGCCACCTACGACGAGTTCGCGGCCTGGGCGCAGCGAAACGACTACGCGCTAGAGCCCGCGTTCGAACGACGGGCGCGGTCGTACGTCGGTCTCAGTCGGATCGACGACGTCGTGGTCTTCCCGGTCGTCTCGCTGGCGATCTACGAGCGCGACCGGCTTCAAGCGGTCTTCCCGTGCTCGGACGGCGATCGAAACTATCGCGTCCAGGACTGTCTGGACGCGTTCGAGCGCGGCGACGAGGGGTGGCTCACGCAGTTCGACACGGTGACCGTCGACCGCACCGCGCCGCGGCTCGAACCGGGACTGGACGCCTGA
- a CDS encoding ribose 1,5-bisphosphate isomerase, which produces MDEPPLHPRVETVAEEIETMETRGAATIADAAASALVTQAEESRAETPAAFREEIRAAARTLLDTRPTAVSLPNALRYVLRRMDGESVAALRASVERAGSSFRDQLDRAQDDLGGIGANRLRDGDRVMTHCHSTDAVACIERAVQQGKDVSAVVKETRPRKQGHITARELRAMGVPVTLIVDSAARRYLGDVDHVLVGADAIAADGSVVNKIGTSGLAVNARERGTPVMVAAQTIKLHPDTMTGHTVDIEMRDESEVIAPEDRAEIGEITVENPAFDVTPPRHVDAIVTERGQFPPESVVTLMRELFGEGTHEPWLEPTTREANRRPEDDA; this is translated from the coding sequence ATGGACGAGCCACCGCTGCATCCCCGCGTCGAGACCGTGGCCGAGGAGATCGAGACCATGGAGACCCGCGGGGCGGCGACGATCGCCGACGCGGCGGCGTCGGCACTGGTCACACAGGCCGAAGAGAGCCGGGCCGAGACCCCGGCGGCGTTTCGCGAGGAGATCAGAGCGGCGGCACGCACCCTGCTGGATACGCGACCGACCGCCGTGAGCCTGCCCAACGCCCTGCGGTACGTGCTCCGGCGGATGGACGGCGAGAGCGTCGCCGCGCTGCGAGCGTCCGTCGAGCGGGCCGGGTCGTCGTTTCGCGACCAGCTCGACCGCGCGCAGGACGACCTCGGCGGGATCGGCGCGAACCGCCTGCGAGACGGCGACCGGGTGATGACCCACTGCCACTCGACGGACGCCGTCGCCTGCATCGAGCGCGCGGTCCAGCAGGGCAAAGACGTGAGCGCGGTCGTCAAAGAGACCCGACCGCGCAAGCAGGGCCACATCACCGCCCGCGAACTCCGCGCGATGGGCGTGCCCGTGACCCTGATCGTCGACAGCGCCGCCCGCCGCTATCTCGGCGACGTGGACCACGTCCTCGTGGGGGCCGACGCAATCGCGGCCGACGGCAGCGTCGTCAACAAGATCGGCACGTCCGGGCTGGCGGTCAACGCCCGCGAGCGCGGGACGCCGGTGATGGTCGCCGCCCAGACGATCAAGCTCCACCCGGACACGATGACCGGCCACACCGTCGACATCGAGATGCGCGACGAGTCGGAGGTGATCGCTCCCGAAGACCGTGCGGAGATCGGCGAGATCACGGTCGAAAATCCCGCCTTCGACGTGACGCCGCCCCGCCACGTCGACGCCATCGTCACCGAGCGCGGCCAGTTCCCGCCCGAGAGCGTCGTCACGCTGATGCGCGAACTGTTCGGCGAGGGAACCCACGAGCCGTGGCTGGAACCGACAACACGGGAAGCCAACCGCCGACCCGAGGACGACGCGTAG
- a CDS encoding carbohydrate kinase family protein — translation MSRVLCAGHVNWDVTLQVDGLPEPDGEARIVDQCQSGGGSASNVAVLLAGLDVETTLLGSIGADEHGWLAARELDRAGVETVLVEADDATAVKYLVVEEDGEVMVLGNDGANEAFTADDLEPGALDASDQLHLTSQRPATAVALAQRAAEAGCAVSFDPGRRLAEREYEPVLAEVDLVFLNQREADIAADAGLLSGVDRVVVKHGAGGAEVRTDDETISHPGFAVDPVDTTGAGDAFAAGFLAASQSGSDEYALAVGNACGALAARTTGARLHAEWRDVEALLDIGPEE, via the coding sequence ATGTCGCGCGTGCTCTGTGCCGGCCACGTCAACTGGGACGTAACGCTGCAGGTCGATGGGCTCCCCGAGCCGGACGGCGAGGCCCGGATCGTCGACCAGTGCCAGTCCGGGGGCGGCAGCGCGTCGAACGTCGCGGTCCTGCTGGCGGGGCTCGACGTGGAGACGACGCTGCTGGGGAGCATCGGGGCCGACGAACACGGCTGGCTCGCGGCGCGTGAACTCGATCGGGCGGGCGTCGAGACGGTGCTGGTCGAGGCCGACGACGCGACCGCGGTGAAGTACCTCGTCGTCGAGGAGGACGGCGAGGTGATGGTGCTTGGCAACGACGGCGCGAACGAGGCGTTCACGGCCGACGACCTCGAACCGGGGGCCCTCGACGCGAGCGATCAGCTCCACCTGACCAGCCAGCGGCCGGCGACCGCCGTCGCGCTCGCACAGCGGGCGGCCGAGGCGGGCTGTGCGGTGAGCTTCGATCCCGGACGGCGACTGGCCGAGCGCGAGTACGAGCCGGTGCTGGCCGAGGTCGATCTCGTCTTCCTCAATCAGCGCGAGGCGGACATCGCCGCCGACGCCGGGCTGCTGTCCGGCGTCGACCGCGTCGTGGTCAAGCACGGCGCGGGCGGGGCCGAGGTCCGGACCGACGACGAGACGATCAGCCACCCCGGATTCGCCGTCGATCCGGTCGACACGACGGGCGCTGGCGACGCGTTCGCCGCGGGGTTTCTCGCCGCCAGCCAGTCCGGTAGCGACGAGTACGCGCTGGCGGTGGGCAACGCCTGTGGCGCACTGGCCGCCAGAACCACCGGAGCCAGACTCCACGCGGAGTGGCGCGACGTGGAGGCGCTGCTCGACATCGGGCCGGAGGAGTGA
- a CDS encoding phosphotransferase family protein, translating into MSTPVTDIEAVLEESGPDYTDFSFERPGSGHQSDVYMVTLEHAGQEYEVVVKFEPDDMESFAVEPTLHDYVSERTTLPVPDILVFERDPEAAVPPYFVTARLEGDNLAESYAGLSTADHERVLRQVGRMLGDLHSEIAFEAFGWLDLWNDRIIVRDLTASWRAYFEQLTTAHLDGLADTPFADLRERAERNLEPALSLVPEEGVPRLVHDDFRPANLLFDPTLDDPITAVLDWQDVLAALPEYHLAQTEFLFVDSSFQDESVRERLRTALYEGYNSERPFAFDEEYVRKRPIYQLSTLLWRMGGFEGSFAEESGLARARAEAQYRQEFERLVEALPRP; encoded by the coding sequence GTGTCGACTCCCGTCACCGACATCGAAGCCGTTCTGGAGGAGTCCGGGCCGGACTACACCGACTTTTCCTTCGAGCGACCGGGCAGTGGCCACCAGAGCGACGTGTACATGGTGACGCTCGAACACGCCGGCCAGGAGTACGAGGTCGTCGTGAAGTTCGAACCCGACGACATGGAGTCGTTCGCCGTCGAGCCCACGCTCCACGACTACGTCTCGGAGCGAACGACGCTGCCGGTGCCGGATATCCTCGTGTTCGAACGGGACCCCGAAGCCGCCGTCCCGCCGTACTTCGTGACGGCGCGCCTCGAAGGAGACAATCTCGCAGAGAGCTACGCCGGCCTCTCGACGGCCGACCACGAGCGCGTCCTGAGACAGGTCGGCCGCATGCTCGGCGATCTCCACTCCGAGATCGCGTTCGAGGCGTTTGGCTGGCTGGACCTCTGGAACGACCGGATCATCGTCCGGGATCTGACCGCCAGCTGGCGCGCGTACTTCGAGCAACTGACGACGGCTCACCTGGACGGCCTCGCGGACACGCCGTTCGCGGACCTGCGCGAGCGGGCCGAGCGCAACCTGGAGCCGGCCCTCTCGCTCGTCCCGGAAGAGGGCGTCCCGCGGCTGGTCCACGACGACTTCCGACCGGCGAACCTCCTGTTCGATCCGACGCTGGACGACCCGATCACCGCCGTGCTCGATTGGCAGGACGTCCTCGCCGCGCTCCCGGAGTACCACCTCGCCCAGACGGAGTTTCTCTTCGTCGACTCGTCGTTCCAGGACGAGAGCGTGCGCGAGCGTCTCCGGACCGCCCTCTACGAGGGGTACAACAGCGAGCGCCCCTTCGCCTTCGACGAGGAGTACGTCCGGAAACGCCCGATCTACCAGCTCTCGACGCTGCTGTGGCGGATGGGCGGGTTCGAGGGATCGTTCGCCGAGGAGTCCGGCCTCGCGCGGGCACGCGCCGAGGCCCAGTACCGCCAGGAGTTCGAGCGCCTCGTCGAGGCGCTCCCGCGGCCCTGA
- the rbcL gene encoding type III ribulose-bisphosphate carboxylase, whose translation MVGITYEDFLDLSYDPADSDLVCEFYVEPAADQDAESAASRVASESSNGTWAELQVEGGVTDLSATACAVEAATAADRDGYRVTVAYPDALFEGGNMPQILSCIAGNILGMKAVDRIRLLDCAWPEPLATSFAGPQFGTSVRSEIFDADDRPITATVPKPKVGLSTDQHAQIGYEAWTGGLDLLKDDENLTDQAFNPFEDRLTESLAQRDRAEDETGEKKSYLLNVTAGGTEMLERVDMAAEHGCEYVMVDVVTCGWAAVQQARERCERHGLAIHAHRAMHAAFDRLPSHGVSMRVLAQIARLCGVDQIHTGTADLGKLANEDTVGINEWLTGDLYGLDDVLPMASGGLHPGLVPELVDRCGTNIGIQAGGGVHGHPDGTHAGAKALRAAVEAAAEGRSIEAAADDEPALATALDKWGTDTPR comes from the coding sequence ATGGTTGGCATAACCTACGAAGACTTCCTCGACCTGTCCTACGACCCGGCCGACTCCGATCTCGTCTGCGAGTTCTACGTCGAACCCGCCGCCGACCAGGACGCGGAGTCGGCGGCCAGCCGGGTCGCCAGCGAGTCCTCCAACGGCACCTGGGCGGAACTCCAGGTCGAAGGGGGCGTCACCGACCTCTCGGCGACGGCCTGTGCCGTCGAGGCGGCCACGGCGGCCGATCGGGACGGCTACCGCGTGACCGTCGCCTATCCCGACGCGCTGTTCGAGGGCGGGAACATGCCCCAGATCCTCTCCTGTATCGCCGGCAACATCCTCGGGATGAAGGCCGTCGACCGGATCCGCCTGTTAGACTGTGCGTGGCCCGAGCCGCTGGCGACGAGCTTCGCGGGCCCGCAGTTCGGGACCAGCGTCCGCTCGGAGATCTTCGACGCCGACGACCGGCCGATCACCGCGACGGTCCCGAAGCCGAAAGTCGGGCTCTCGACTGACCAGCACGCCCAGATCGGTTACGAGGCCTGGACCGGCGGGCTCGACCTCCTGAAAGACGACGAGAACCTCACCGATCAGGCGTTCAACCCCTTCGAGGACCGACTCACCGAGAGTCTTGCCCAGCGCGATCGCGCCGAAGACGAGACCGGCGAGAAAAAGAGCTACCTGCTCAACGTCACCGCTGGCGGCACCGAGATGCTCGAACGCGTCGACATGGCCGCCGAACACGGCTGTGAGTACGTCATGGTCGACGTCGTCACCTGCGGGTGGGCGGCCGTCCAGCAGGCCCGCGAACGCTGCGAGCGCCACGGGCTGGCGATCCACGCCCACCGCGCGATGCACGCGGCCTTCGATCGCCTCCCGTCCCACGGGGTCTCCATGCGGGTGCTCGCTCAGATCGCACGCCTCTGTGGCGTCGACCAGATCCACACCGGCACCGCGGACCTGGGCAAGCTCGCGAACGAGGACACCGTCGGGATCAACGAGTGGCTCACGGGCGACCTGTACGGGCTCGACGACGTGTTGCCGATGGCCTCCGGGGGACTGCATCCCGGCCTCGTTCCAGAACTGGTCGATCGCTGCGGGACGAACATCGGGATCCAGGCGGGCGGCGGCGTCCACGGCCACCCCGACGGAACCCACGCGGGTGCGAAAGCCCTCCGTGCGGCCGTCGAAGCCGCTGCCGAGGGTCGATCGATCGAGGCCGCCGCCGACGACGAGCCCGCGCTGGCGACGGCCCTCGACAAGTGGGGCACCGATACGCCCCGGTAG
- a CDS encoding SDR family NAD(P)-dependent oxidoreductase, with protein sequence MPDQFSVDGDVAIVTGASRGIGRATAEAFAADGVDVAICSRDESEITTAADEIGEAHPGNAVGVACDVRDEDAVSALVAAAVDEFGGLDVLVNNAGASFMSSFTDISPNGWESVVDVNLTGTYNCTQAAADEVAEGGGSVVNVASVAGQDGAPYMSHYAAAKAAIINLTKTLGYEWAGDGVRVNCVAPGYVATPGLTSQMGIEADDVDREDPDRNVGTSDEIADVVQFLASEGASFLTGETITPRGVPDIEENPEL encoded by the coding sequence ATGCCAGACCAGTTCAGTGTCGACGGCGACGTGGCCATCGTCACGGGTGCCTCGCGCGGAATCGGCCGCGCGACGGCGGAGGCGTTCGCCGCCGACGGGGTCGACGTGGCGATCTGTTCGCGAGACGAGTCCGAGATCACGACGGCCGCCGACGAGATCGGCGAGGCCCATCCGGGGAACGCCGTCGGCGTCGCCTGTGACGTACGCGACGAAGACGCGGTGTCGGCGCTCGTCGCGGCCGCCGTCGACGAATTCGGCGGTCTCGACGTGCTCGTCAACAACGCGGGCGCGTCGTTCATGTCGTCGTTTACCGACATCTCGCCCAACGGCTGGGAGTCCGTCGTCGACGTGAACCTCACGGGGACGTACAACTGCACGCAAGCCGCCGCAGACGAGGTGGCAGAAGGCGGCGGGAGCGTCGTCAACGTCGCCAGCGTCGCCGGCCAGGACGGCGCGCCGTACATGAGCCACTACGCCGCGGCCAAGGCCGCGATCATCAACCTCACCAAGACGCTGGGCTACGAGTGGGCCGGCGACGGCGTCCGCGTCAACTGCGTCGCGCCGGGCTACGTCGCCACTCCGGGGCTGACCTCCCAGATGGGGATCGAGGCCGACGACGTCGACCGCGAGGACCCGGACCGCAACGTCGGCACCAGCGACGAGATCGCCGACGTGGTCCAGTTCCTGGCCAGCGAGGGCGCGTCGTTCCTGACCGGTGAGACGATCACGCCGCGCGGTGTCCCGGACATCGAGGAGAACCCAGAACTATGA
- a CDS encoding TIGR04024 family LLM class F420-dependent oxidoreductase, whose translation MKRDVFLPVAAQPGVDTLVEMSQRAESLGYDRVWLPETWGRDAVTTLTCIARETESVGIGTSIMNVYSRSPALIGQTAATLQEVSDGRLRIGLGPSGPMVIEGWHGVDFERPLRYTRETIDIVKSVLAGETVDYDGDIFQLSGFRLRCEPPEPVPGIDAGGLGPKSVELAGRFGDGWHALMTTKEGLQDRLEDFERGGDLGDRDRSEQRVTLSLPCCALDDGAEARRLTRQHIAFYVGGMGTFYRDALARQGYEDTAHEIAQEWAGGDHEAAMAAIDDDLLDALAAAGTPEQCREQFASFADIDGVDAVSVSFPRAADPEQIDATLSALAPD comes from the coding sequence ATGAAACGAGACGTGTTCCTGCCCGTCGCGGCACAGCCCGGCGTCGACACCTTAGTCGAGATGAGCCAGCGCGCCGAATCGCTGGGGTACGACCGCGTCTGGCTCCCCGAGACGTGGGGGCGAGACGCGGTCACGACGCTGACCTGTATCGCCCGCGAGACGGAGTCGGTCGGAATCGGGACCTCCATCATGAACGTCTACTCGCGGAGTCCGGCCCTGATCGGCCAGACCGCCGCGACGCTGCAAGAGGTCTCTGACGGTCGACTGCGGATCGGGCTCGGTCCCTCCGGCCCGATGGTCATCGAGGGGTGGCACGGCGTCGACTTCGAGCGGCCGCTGCGTTACACCCGCGAGACGATCGACATCGTCAAGTCCGTCCTCGCGGGGGAGACAGTCGACTACGACGGCGACATCTTCCAGCTGTCGGGGTTCCGGCTTCGCTGTGAGCCACCGGAGCCCGTCCCCGGCATCGACGCCGGTGGGCTGGGTCCCAAGTCCGTCGAACTCGCCGGCCGCTTTGGCGACGGCTGGCACGCGCTGATGACGACGAAAGAGGGACTCCAGGACCGTCTCGAAGACTTCGAGCGCGGCGGCGACCTCGGGGACCGCGACCGCAGCGAACAGCGCGTGACGCTGTCGCTGCCCTGCTGTGCGCTCGACGACGGCGCGGAGGCCCGTCGGCTGACCCGCCAGCACATCGCGTTCTACGTCGGCGGCATGGGCACCTTCTACCGGGACGCCCTGGCCCGCCAGGGGTACGAGGACACCGCTCACGAGATCGCACAGGAGTGGGCCGGCGGCGACCACGAGGCGGCCATGGCCGCGATCGACGACGACCTGCTCGACGCGCTGGCGGCGGCCGGCACGCCCGAGCAGTGTCGCGAACAGTTCGCGAGCTTCGCGGATATCGACGGCGTCGACGCCGTCTCGGTCTCGTTCCCGCGAGCCGCAGATCCCGAGCAGATCGACGCGACCCTCTCTGCACTGGCACCCGATTGA